In one window of Terriglobia bacterium DNA:
- the mreD gene encoding rod shape-determining protein MreD — protein MATDYSMTRISTLAIIGKFAIALIAVVVTQGILSFKFKVFGYFDLPLICSVFYGFTLGNPIASILIGSSLGLMQDSLSGAVLGANGLSKTLIGFFAASAVSKFAVDQPITRIFALFLFSIGDGILVTILGLMVSPTGSSAIYSGALGRWLLSATFNTLLGLVLFGYHDRWTDART, from the coding sequence ATGGCGACTGACTATTCCATGACTCGAATCAGCACGCTTGCGATCATCGGAAAGTTCGCGATCGCGCTGATTGCCGTGGTCGTCACTCAAGGCATTTTATCCTTTAAATTCAAGGTCTTCGGGTACTTTGACCTGCCCCTGATCTGCTCCGTCTTTTACGGTTTTACCCTGGGTAACCCGATTGCATCGATCCTGATCGGCAGTTCGCTCGGCCTCATGCAGGACAGCCTTTCGGGCGCCGTTCTGGGCGCCAACGGCTTGAGTAAGACACTCATCGGGTTCTTCGCCGCTTCTGCCGTGTCCAAGTTCGCCGTCGATCAGCCGATTACCCGCATTTTTGCTTTGTTTTTGTTTAGCATAGGGGATGGCATACTGGTTACTATTCTTGGTTTAATGGTGAGTCCAACAGGATCGAGCGCGATCTATAGTGGCGCACTGGGCAGATGGCTACTATCAGCGACATTCAATACGCTGCTTGGACTGGTTTTATTCGGATATCACGACCGGTGGACCGATGCTAGAACGTGA
- a CDS encoding Rne/Rng family ribonuclease — MQKELIISTTQQETKLAILEDDELVEFYIERYRSQGIVGNIYKGKVTKVLPGMQSAFVDIGLERDAFLYVSDFFEDIEEYDKIVSTVEDEVAQLQEGGRGKAAPLPPVQPVAAAPSIPAPSVPAPGPAAADAEESEEAEPAAEAVVPVAAIQALPGESLGEGERERPSGPPAPDEFERRGRDGGRGRRDRGDRDRDRDRRGPKKPKIPSFENKSYESRPEERTFSSKLEALPGESLSKVSHRSEPGPEAEEDRNAPLGAVAEEPPSEAGSDAPHAEHSPAQREAAFPAAPEQGEQKSSPHKDEEGSARITDRSDNFPFAHRSSNRRPRRGRGGPGGPGGPGGPPPARIDEHRISSGSPKAGPMISELLREGQEILVQVSKEPLGKKGARITSHIALPGRYLVYMPTVDHVGVSRKIASDEERLRLKRVIHENRNGLPGGFIVRTAAEGRGEDEFVQDIRFLGNLWTDIRAKSEKKSAPALIHSDLNLVQRLLRDQLSQDYRAIRLDNEAEFATVLDFVSKFQPALVNRVKLHVKDTPIFEEYGLNSEIDKALRPKVWLKSGGYIVINQTEALVAIDVNTGKFVGKSNRLEDTIVRTNVDAVHEIVRQIRLRNLGGIIVVDFIDMEEKKNRQRVMAALEEAVRADRVPSKILQFNDFGLVAITRKRTQPSLERTICRPCSYCNGAGWSKTPETICYEIQQEIKKMVHMFDGKEITVRVNPEIGKALKSGEFVSLNEIEDWTKKDIVVKSDPLLHEEHFDIF, encoded by the coding sequence ATGCAGAAAGAATTGATCATCTCCACGACACAGCAGGAGACCAAACTCGCCATCCTGGAGGACGACGAGCTCGTTGAGTTTTACATCGAGCGCTACCGCTCCCAGGGTATCGTCGGCAACATCTATAAGGGCAAGGTCACAAAGGTCCTGCCCGGGATGCAGTCCGCATTTGTAGACATCGGTCTGGAGCGCGATGCGTTCCTCTATGTTTCCGACTTTTTCGAAGATATCGAAGAATACGACAAGATCGTTTCGACGGTTGAAGACGAAGTCGCTCAACTGCAGGAGGGCGGACGTGGAAAAGCAGCACCGCTGCCGCCCGTCCAACCGGTAGCTGCCGCCCCGTCTATTCCCGCTCCGTCTGTTCCCGCTCCGGGCCCTGCTGCGGCAGATGCAGAAGAGTCTGAAGAAGCGGAGCCCGCTGCGGAGGCCGTCGTCCCTGTCGCTGCTATCCAGGCTCTGCCCGGAGAATCGCTGGGCGAAGGTGAACGCGAGCGTCCCAGTGGCCCTCCCGCGCCGGATGAATTCGAGCGGCGCGGCCGTGACGGCGGACGAGGCCGCCGGGACCGTGGAGACCGTGACCGTGATCGTGACCGCCGCGGTCCAAAGAAACCGAAGATTCCCTCCTTTGAAAACAAGTCCTATGAAAGCCGTCCGGAAGAGCGCACCTTTAGCAGCAAGCTGGAAGCGCTGCCGGGCGAATCCCTCTCGAAGGTATCTCACCGCAGCGAACCCGGGCCCGAAGCGGAAGAGGACAGGAATGCGCCGCTCGGCGCCGTCGCAGAAGAGCCGCCTTCGGAGGCGGGTTCCGACGCGCCGCATGCCGAACATTCTCCGGCTCAGCGCGAGGCCGCATTTCCAGCCGCGCCCGAGCAAGGTGAACAGAAGAGTTCGCCCCATAAAGATGAAGAAGGCAGTGCGCGTATCACCGATCGTTCGGACAATTTTCCGTTCGCGCATCGTTCTTCGAATCGCCGCCCCCGCCGAGGACGTGGCGGGCCAGGCGGACCCGGCGGACCTGGCGGGCCACCGCCCGCAAGAATCGACGAGCACCGAATCAGCAGCGGCTCCCCGAAAGCCGGCCCGATGATTTCCGAACTGCTCCGCGAAGGTCAGGAGATCCTGGTACAGGTTTCAAAAGAACCCCTGGGTAAGAAGGGCGCGCGTATCACTTCGCATATCGCGCTGCCGGGACGATATCTCGTCTATATGCCGACCGTCGATCATGTCGGAGTCTCACGCAAGATTGCCTCCGACGAAGAGCGCTTGCGCCTGAAGCGGGTCATCCACGAAAACCGGAACGGTCTGCCGGGCGGCTTCATTGTCCGCACGGCTGCCGAAGGCCGCGGTGAAGACGAATTCGTTCAGGATATCCGCTTCCTCGGCAATCTCTGGACCGACATTCGCGCGAAAAGCGAGAAGAAATCCGCGCCGGCGCTGATTCATAGCGACCTGAACCTCGTGCAGCGGCTGCTTCGCGATCAACTCTCGCAGGATTACCGCGCCATCCGGCTCGACAACGAGGCCGAATTCGCAACCGTCCTGGATTTCGTAAGCAAATTCCAGCCTGCGCTCGTCAATCGCGTGAAGCTGCACGTCAAGGACACGCCGATTTTCGAAGAGTACGGCTTAAACAGCGAAATCGATAAGGCGCTGCGGCCGAAAGTCTGGCTGAAGTCGGGCGGTTACATCGTGATCAACCAGACCGAAGCGCTTGTCGCCATCGATGTCAATACCGGGAAGTTCGTCGGGAAGTCCAACCGGCTCGAAGATACGATCGTCCGGACCAACGTCGATGCGGTGCATGAAATCGTCCGGCAGATCCGTCTGCGGAATCTCGGCGGGATCATCGTCGTCGATTTCATCGACATGGAAGAGAAGAAAAATCGCCAGCGTGTGATGGCCGCGTTGGAGGAAGCCGTGCGGGCCGACCGCGTCCCTTCCAAGATTCTTCAGTTCAATGATTTCGGCCTCGTCGCGATCACCCGCAAGCGGACGCAACCGTCGCTGGAGCGAACCATTTGCCGTCCGTGTTCGTATTGCAACGGCGCCGGCTGGTCCAAAACGCCGGAAACGATCTGCTACGAGATTCAACAGGAAATCAAGAAGATGGTGCACATGTTTGACGGCAAGGAGATCACGGTTCGCGTCAATCCGGAGATTGGTAAAGCCCTCAAGAGCGGCGAATTCGTATCATTGAATGAGATCGAGGATTGGACGAAGAAAGATATCGTTGTGAAATCCGATCCGCTGCTTCACGAGGAACATTTCGACATTTTCTAG
- the rodA gene encoding rod shape-determining protein RodA, protein MIVPLKSKRFWQDFDWLLLAAALLLSVISITEIYSATMAQGASTYSLRQLAWVAFGVVCLFVISAIDYHLISEHVPWLYVLGLGALLYTLVLGHRVSGSKSWVGFGSLAFQPSELIKMIVVVALARYLSELRSSKYMTFAQIVKACAIVMVPMGLILLQPDLGTTLTYLPVIAVGLFVRGIRPVALVSLVLGFVLVLPVSWMVLKPYQKERILTFMDPDRDPLGKGYQVTQSKIAIGSGGLLGKGVFRGSQNTLGFLPTRHTDFIFSVVGEELGFVGVMTTLGLLSFIIFRSVYNAQTARDNLGLFIVMGVVGVFFFHLIVNVGMVIGFMPTTGIPLPFLSYGGSSVLNAYVALGLVMSVRRCRYVN, encoded by the coding sequence ATGATCGTTCCCCTCAAGTCGAAGCGTTTCTGGCAGGACTTCGACTGGCTTTTGCTGGCTGCCGCGTTGCTGCTGTCGGTTATCAGCATCACCGAAATCTACAGCGCCACCATGGCGCAAGGCGCATCGACGTACAGCCTCCGTCAATTGGCGTGGGTGGCGTTCGGCGTCGTTTGTTTATTTGTCATTTCTGCGATCGATTATCACCTCATTTCGGAACACGTTCCGTGGCTGTATGTGCTCGGGCTCGGCGCTTTGCTCTATACGCTGGTCCTCGGTCATCGCGTTTCCGGCTCGAAAAGCTGGGTCGGATTCGGATCTCTGGCGTTTCAGCCCTCGGAATTGATCAAAATGATTGTCGTGGTTGCTCTGGCGAGATACCTGTCGGAGCTGCGAAGCAGCAAGTACATGACGTTCGCGCAGATTGTCAAAGCCTGCGCGATTGTTATGGTTCCGATGGGACTCATTCTGCTGCAACCGGACCTGGGGACTACGCTGACCTATCTGCCGGTGATCGCCGTCGGGCTGTTTGTCCGCGGCATACGGCCGGTCGCGCTGGTTTCTCTGGTTCTGGGGTTTGTTCTGGTCCTTCCGGTTTCGTGGATGGTTCTGAAGCCGTATCAGAAGGAACGTATTTTGACTTTCATGGATCCCGATAGAGATCCCCTCGGCAAGGGCTACCAGGTGACGCAATCGAAGATTGCGATCGGCTCCGGTGGACTGCTCGGCAAGGGGGTGTTTCGCGGATCTCAAAACACCTTGGGATTTTTGCCAACCCGCCATACCGATTTCATTTTTTCGGTCGTGGGAGAGGAGTTAGGGTTCGTCGGCGTCATGACCACGCTTGGTCTGTTGTCGTTCATCATTTTCCGGTCGGTATACAATGCGCAGACGGCGCGCGACAATCTGGGGCTGTTTATTGTGATGGGCGTTGTCGGAGTTTTCTTTTTCCACCTCATTGTCAATGTCGGAATGGTGATCGGATTCATGCCGACTACCGGGATACCGCTTCCGTTCCTGAGCTATGGGGGATCGTCTGTCCTGAATGCTTATGTTGCTTTGGGGCTGGTGATGAGCGTCCGCCGCTGCCGTTACGTGAATTGA
- a CDS encoding rod shape-determining protein, whose product MNFRPLFSLFSSDLAIDLGTANTLVYAKGRGIVVNEPSIVAINKLTNQPEAVGKEAKEMLGRTPGNIVAIRPMKDGVIADFTVTEKMLTYFIQKAHSRKVLVHPRIVIGVPSGITQVEKRAVQDSAYRAKASEAHLVEQAMAAAIGAGLPVTEPSGNMIVDIGGGTTEIAVISLSGVVHSRSDKTAGNEMDEAITQYIKRKYNLLIGERTAEQIKIEVGSAYPLEQPRTMEIKGRDLMEGVPKSVIVSDEEIREALDECINIIVNSIRVVLERTPPELSADIADRGIVLAGGGALIKNLDKRIREETGLPVTLAENPLSCVVLGTGKMLSDFDLLRKIAIN is encoded by the coding sequence ATGAACTTTCGCCCGCTGTTTAGTTTGTTTTCCAGCGATCTTGCCATCGATCTGGGCACAGCGAATACTCTGGTGTACGCCAAAGGCCGTGGCATCGTCGTCAACGAACCCTCCATTGTTGCCATCAACAAACTCACAAACCAGCCGGAAGCTGTCGGTAAGGAAGCCAAGGAAATGCTTGGAAGGACTCCGGGCAACATCGTCGCCATACGGCCGATGAAAGACGGCGTCATCGCCGACTTCACGGTCACGGAGAAGATGCTGACGTATTTCATCCAGAAGGCCCACAGCCGGAAGGTATTGGTTCACCCGCGAATCGTGATCGGCGTACCGTCAGGAATCACGCAGGTCGAGAAGCGGGCCGTACAGGACTCGGCGTATCGCGCAAAGGCGAGCGAGGCCCATCTTGTCGAACAGGCAATGGCGGCCGCCATCGGCGCCGGACTGCCGGTCACGGAACCATCGGGAAATATGATCGTCGACATCGGCGGCGGTACCACGGAAATTGCCGTCATTTCCTTGTCGGGCGTGGTTCACAGCCGTTCCGACAAAACCGCCGGCAACGAGATGGATGAAGCGATTACGCAATACATAAAAAGGAAATACAACCTGCTCATCGGTGAGCGTACAGCGGAGCAGATCAAGATCGAGGTCGGATCTGCTTATCCGTTGGAGCAGCCCCGCACGATGGAAATCAAAGGGCGCGATCTGATGGAAGGGGTTCCGAAAAGCGTGATCGTCTCGGACGAGGAAATCCGCGAGGCTCTCGATGAGTGCATCAACATCATTGTGAATTCGATCCGCGTCGTGCTCGAGCGCACGCCGCCCGAACTCTCGGCAGATATCGCCGATCGCGGCATCGTGCTTGCCGGCGGAGGTGCGCTGATCAAGAACCTCGACAAGCGGATACGTGAAGAGACCGGGCTGCCCGTAACGTTGGCGGAAAATCCATTGTCGTGCGTGGTTCTGGGTACAGGTAAGATGTTAAGCGACTTCGATCTGCTGAGAAAAATCGCGATCAACTAA
- the mreC gene encoding rod shape-determining protein MreC: protein MSRTVVESKKPVWIVLAAALIIHTGLISLQGRRRIDTSFVRMWILDSLAPMEKLVDRSSYGVLYVWDHYIALIGLHDENQRLKHENDELRMQIAGNHEAVLEANRVRALAGLQDSGIGKTVVARVIGRDASRSQTVTIDKGRAHGVKPDSAVITADGIVGRVIQSSNFFSIVQLITDSQGAVGVMLESTRRQGIVRGTGGVELDLDYIDDDNELKAGDKFLTSGQDRIYPKGLPMGIITNVGNRRAGGLIRAVQIRPTADLGRLEDVLCITERSQAVDADPVYGPPAP, encoded by the coding sequence ATGAGCCGAACCGTTGTCGAATCCAAAAAACCTGTCTGGATCGTGCTTGCGGCTGCTCTCATCATTCACACCGGCCTCATTTCGCTGCAGGGCCGGCGCCGCATCGACACGAGTTTTGTTCGAATGTGGATTCTCGACTCGCTGGCTCCGATGGAGAAGCTCGTCGACCGGTCCTCATACGGCGTTCTCTATGTGTGGGACCACTACATCGCGCTGATCGGCCTTCACGACGAAAACCAGCGTCTGAAACATGAAAACGACGAGCTTCGTATGCAGATTGCGGGCAATCACGAAGCCGTGCTCGAAGCGAATCGGGTGCGGGCGCTCGCCGGTCTCCAGGATTCCGGGATCGGCAAGACGGTGGTGGCCCGGGTCATCGGCCGCGACGCTTCAAGGAGCCAGACCGTGACGATCGACAAAGGACGCGCCCACGGAGTGAAACCCGATTCCGCGGTGATCACCGCGGATGGAATTGTGGGACGCGTGATTCAGTCCAGCAATTTCTTTTCGATCGTGCAATTGATTACGGACTCTCAGGGCGCGGTCGGCGTAATGCTGGAATCCACCAGGCGGCAGGGCATCGTTCGCGGCACCGGCGGCGTTGAGCTGGATCTCGATTACATCGATGACGACAACGAACTGAAAGCGGGAGACAAATTCCTGACGTCCGGGCAGGATCGGATTTATCCCAAAGGCCTGCCGATGGGCATCATCACCAATGTCGGCAACCGTCGCGCCGGGGGGCTGATCCGGGCAGTGCAAATCCGCCCCACTGCCGATCTCGGCCGTTTGGAAGATGTTCTGTGCATCACGGAGAGGTCTCAAGCTGTCGATGCCGATCCGGTTTACGGGCCGCCGGCGCCATGA
- the mrdA gene encoding penicillin-binding protein 2, translating into MLEREEASLLRWRASFISYCFIAILFVLAFGFWNAQVVQSGYYEQRAEENRIRQIPLRAPRGRIFDRFHRVLADNRPSYDIILIRENSPHTVEQTAAMLAEGVTMSKDELMDRINHKKHDPKFRPIILKEDVSVGDIAYVKAHKYELPEISIELQPRRRYLQDQMAAHAMGYVGEVTEAELATPDFVDFKSGDQVGKTGLEREYNNVLVGKDGFKRVIVNNFGREMGKLDEEPFTAGNDLMTTIDLDLQRAAEDAVGDQMGAVVALDPRNGEILAFVSKPAYDPNLFATRISAADYRSLADDPRKPMLDRAIQSKFAPGSVFKVFEAAAALEAGTLNPLRTIFCGGSEVFYGRSFACDKHHGTLDLHEAIVHSCDIYFYNVGKELGIDNISTYAKMMGLGRKTGVDLPNEETGLIPSREWKLKALKAKWYEGETISVAIGQGYVNITPIEVAWAMGGLTTGGRLKQPHLVNPQELKKLGFPANEVVEEDYPIQESTVDFVTQAMWGVVNEQGGTGGNARVNGFEVGGKTGTAQIVGGKDAGKTNKDRRENAWFVGFAPYRNPEIVVATIIQNGGWGSEAAAPVAHAVLDTYYKKKIGQFDGKLATIAAK; encoded by the coding sequence ATGCTAGAACGTGAAGAGGCGTCGCTGCTTCGTTGGCGCGCAAGTTTCATCTCATATTGTTTCATTGCAATCCTGTTTGTGCTTGCATTCGGTTTCTGGAACGCTCAAGTCGTGCAGTCCGGATATTACGAGCAGCGCGCGGAAGAAAATCGAATCCGGCAAATTCCGCTGCGCGCGCCACGCGGCCGTATCTTTGATCGTTTCCATCGGGTTCTTGCCGACAACCGGCCTTCATACGACATCATTCTGATTCGCGAGAACAGTCCTCACACGGTTGAACAGACCGCCGCCATGCTTGCCGAAGGCGTCACCATGTCGAAGGACGAGCTGATGGACCGTATCAACCACAAGAAACACGATCCGAAATTCCGGCCCATCATTCTGAAGGAAGATGTTTCCGTAGGCGACATCGCATACGTGAAGGCGCATAAGTACGAACTGCCGGAAATCAGCATCGAACTGCAGCCGCGCCGCCGTTATCTGCAGGATCAAATGGCGGCACATGCCATGGGGTATGTTGGAGAAGTCACCGAGGCCGAGCTGGCGACGCCGGATTTCGTGGACTTCAAATCGGGCGACCAGGTTGGAAAGACAGGTCTGGAACGCGAGTACAACAATGTGCTCGTCGGGAAGGACGGATTCAAGCGGGTCATCGTCAACAACTTCGGCCGCGAAATGGGAAAGCTGGATGAAGAACCGTTCACCGCGGGCAACGACTTGATGACGACGATCGATCTCGATCTGCAGCGCGCCGCAGAAGACGCCGTCGGCGATCAGATGGGCGCGGTTGTGGCGCTCGATCCGCGAAACGGCGAAATTCTCGCGTTCGTGAGTAAGCCCGCCTACGATCCCAATCTGTTTGCCACGCGAATTTCCGCGGCGGATTACCGCAGCCTGGCGGACGACCCGCGTAAACCGATGCTCGACCGCGCCATTCAAAGCAAGTTTGCGCCGGGCTCGGTATTCAAGGTTTTCGAGGCGGCTGCCGCCCTCGAGGCAGGAACTTTGAATCCATTGCGTACCATTTTCTGTGGCGGCTCCGAAGTGTTCTACGGGCGCTCCTTTGCATGTGACAAGCACCACGGAACGCTCGACCTGCATGAAGCAATTGTCCATTCATGCGACATCTATTTCTATAACGTCGGAAAAGAACTGGGAATTGATAATATTTCGACATACGCGAAAATGATGGGACTCGGACGAAAGACCGGCGTGGACTTACCCAATGAAGAGACAGGCCTGATTCCGTCTCGGGAATGGAAGCTGAAGGCATTAAAAGCGAAGTGGTATGAAGGCGAAACGATCTCTGTCGCCATCGGACAGGGCTATGTCAACATCACTCCAATTGAGGTCGCTTGGGCCATGGGTGGACTCACGACCGGCGGCCGCCTGAAGCAGCCACATCTGGTTAATCCGCAAGAGTTGAAAAAGCTTGGATTCCCGGCTAATGAGGTGGTCGAAGAAGACTACCCGATTCAGGAATCCACCGTCGACTTCGTGACGCAAGCCATGTGGGGCGTGGTCAACGAACAGGGTGGCACGGGAGGTAACGCGAGGGTCAACGGTTTCGAAGTGGGCGGGAAAACCGGAACGGCGCAGATTGTGGGCGGAAAAGACGCCGGAAAGACTAATAAAGACCGCAGAGAAAATGCATGGTTCGTCGGATTCGCGCCATATCGGAATCCGGAGATTGTCGTAGCCACAATCATTCAGAACGGCGGGTGGGGCTCCGAAGCGGCCGCGCCGGTTGCGCACGCCGTCCTGGACACGTATTACAAAAAGAAAATCGGGCAATTCGATGGCAAGCTGGCCACGATTGCGGCGAAATGA